In Anaerolineales bacterium, the following proteins share a genomic window:
- a CDS encoding ABC transporter ATP-binding protein, which produces MTNNDIVLEAKSITKKFPGVLANDQVDFDLHRGEIHALLGENGAGKSTLMNVLYGLYKPDSGEVTVEGVQMQLNSSRDAIKHGIGMVHQHFMLIPVFTVTENIMLGAETDHRASPNEAPLVKLDRAKVAQKVRDLSHQYGLDVDPNAVVGDLPVGVQQRVEIVKALYRNANILILDEPTAVLTPQEAEDLFRIMHDLTAKGVSIIFITHKLKEVLAVADRITVMRAGRVVGATVPEESNEQKLAEMMVGREVILTVQKKPAQPKEEVLAVQDLRVKDVRGLEAVRGVSFAVREGEVLGIAGVQGNGQTELAEALSGLRATEGGHFLINGKDLTGNPPRPITETGLANIPEDRQRHGLVLSYSIADNLVLCDYYRPPFGKRGIIQQKEVDKNARKLVEEFDVRTPSPFTAAGKLSGGNQQKVIVARELSRPVKLLIASQPTRGLDVGSIEYIHKEIIAMRDRGVAVLLVSAELDEIMSLSDRIAVMYRGEIVATIDRKDATRERLGLLMAGVSEPA; this is translated from the coding sequence ATGACAAACAACGATATCGTTCTCGAAGCCAAGAGCATCACGAAAAAATTTCCCGGCGTGCTTGCCAACGATCAAGTGGATTTCGATCTTCACCGGGGCGAGATTCATGCCCTGCTCGGCGAAAACGGCGCGGGCAAATCCACGTTGATGAATGTTCTGTACGGCTTGTACAAACCCGATTCCGGCGAGGTGACGGTCGAGGGCGTCCAGATGCAACTCAACTCATCGCGCGACGCGATCAAGCACGGCATCGGCATGGTGCATCAACACTTCATGCTCATCCCGGTCTTCACGGTGACGGAAAATATCATGCTCGGCGCGGAAACAGACCACCGCGCCTCCCCTAACGAAGCCCCGCTCGTCAAACTGGATCGGGCGAAAGTGGCGCAAAAAGTTAGGGATCTATCGCATCAATACGGATTGGACGTTGATCCCAACGCCGTGGTAGGCGATCTGCCTGTGGGCGTTCAACAACGCGTCGAGATCGTCAAAGCGCTGTATCGCAATGCGAATATCCTGATCCTCGACGAACCGACCGCCGTGTTGACCCCGCAGGAAGCGGAAGACCTCTTCCGAATTATGCACGACCTCACAGCAAAGGGCGTTTCTATCATTTTCATCACGCACAAGTTGAAGGAAGTGCTCGCGGTGGCAGACCGCATCACAGTCATGCGCGCGGGGCGCGTGGTCGGCGCTACGGTACCGGAGGAAAGTAACGAGCAGAAACTGGCTGAAATGATGGTGGGACGCGAAGTTATTCTCACCGTTCAGAAGAAACCCGCCCAACCCAAAGAAGAGGTTTTAGCCGTTCAAGATTTGCGAGTAAAAGACGTGCGCGGACTCGAAGCCGTACGGGGAGTTTCATTCGCCGTGCGCGAGGGTGAAGTGTTGGGCATCGCCGGCGTGCAAGGCAATGGGCAGACCGAACTGGCGGAGGCTTTGAGCGGCTTGCGCGCAACGGAAGGCGGTCACTTTTTGATCAACGGAAAGGATTTGACCGGCAACCCCCCGCGCCCAATCACAGAGACCGGCTTGGCAAACATCCCCGAAGACCGCCAACGGCATGGGCTTGTATTGTCGTACTCCATCGCGGACAACCTCGTATTGTGTGATTATTACCGCCCTCCGTTTGGAAAGCGCGGCATCATCCAGCAAAAAGAAGTTGATAAGAACGCAAGAAAATTGGTCGAGGAATTCGATGTGCGTACGCCGTCGCCATTCACCGCCGCCGGCAAGCTTTCCGGCGGGAATCAGCAGAAGGTGATCGTGGCTCGCGAACTCAGCCGCCCGGTCAAATTGTTGATCGCATCTCAACCCACACGCGGGCTGGACGTCGGCTCGATCGAATATATCCACAAAGAGATCATCGCCATGCGCGACCGCGGCGTCGCGGTTCTTTTGGTTTCCGCTGAACTAGATGAGATCATGTCGCTGTCAGATCGCATCGCGGTGATGTATCGCGGTGAGATCGTGGCGACGATCGATCGCAAAGACGCGACGCGCGAACGCCTGGGCTTGTTGATGGCTGGGGTGTCTGAACCAGCCTGA
- a CDS encoding NBR1-Ig-like domain-containing protein, producing MHRIKFFTSLFFAALLALSGCNLPSNAPATDAPDVIQTNAALTVEALLNQPTPFNTPTLPAAPPTNTVAPPPTIAPATSTLSASATPNCDLAQFIKDVTIPDGSSVDPGDTFTKTWRLKNIGACTWTGYALVFDSGDAMSGASPISIGTVNPGQEVDVSVNLTAPSSNGTYRGYWRIRNASGVLIPVQGGSQQGKSFYVEVKVGAVSGGPFAVTSVSMSVSGSCGNFTIKANVTANGAGNVTYKWIRSDGAIDGAAHPPIVFTSAGAQQVSTTWSVSAPASSFWMDIYIDDPNHQQFGRANFSCP from the coding sequence ATGCACAGAATTAAATTTTTCACCAGTCTTTTTTTTGCGGCGCTTCTGGCGCTTTCAGGTTGTAACCTGCCTTCGAACGCGCCTGCCACCGATGCGCCGGATGTGATCCAGACGAACGCGGCTCTCACCGTGGAGGCGCTGTTGAATCAACCGACTCCGTTCAACACGCCGACGCTTCCAGCCGCGCCGCCGACGAATACGGTTGCGCCTCCTCCGACCATTGCGCCTGCCACTTCCACTTTGTCTGCCTCTGCGACGCCAAATTGCGATCTGGCGCAATTCATCAAAGATGTGACGATACCGGACGGGTCGAGCGTTGACCCCGGCGATACGTTCACGAAGACCTGGCGTTTGAAGAATATCGGCGCTTGCACGTGGACCGGTTACGCGCTGGTCTTCGATAGCGGCGACGCGATGAGCGGCGCTTCGCCGATCTCGATTGGAACCGTTAACCCGGGACAGGAAGTGGATGTTTCAGTGAACCTTACTGCTCCGTCTTCGAACGGCACGTATCGCGGGTACTGGCGTATTCGTAACGCGAGCGGCGTTCTGATTCCGGTTCAGGGAGGCTCGCAACAGGGTAAGTCGTTCTACGTGGAGGTTAAGGTTGGCGCGGTGTCTGGCGGTCCTTTTGCTGTGACCAGCGTGTCCATGTCGGTTTCTGGAAGTTGTGGAAATTTCACCATCAAGGCAAATGTGACTGCAAATGGCGCGGGAAACGTAACGTACAAATGGATACGAAGTGATGGAGCGATTGACGGTGCAGCGCATCCGCCGATTGTGTTTACATCGGCCGGCGCCCAGCAGGTCAGCACAACCTGGTCGGTCTCAGCGCCGGCTTCATCTTTCTGGATGGATATCTATATTGACGATCCAAACCATCAGCAGTTTGGTCGGGCAAACTTCAGTTGTCCCTAG
- a CDS encoding NBR1-Ig-like domain-containing protein: protein MYVLRSYKISVVLLCLALSIAACAPSTAQSDAIIATSVALTVEAGKQALATNTPEPPLPTLPATLTPAVANTPTEAPTLSSAPSDPDCIHAVFVSEYPPDQAVFKPGADFSKTWTIRNVGTCTWDYSYKLIFWSGDAMGGATYYNLAEIVPPGDDIPITVQLKAPEAEGFYTGYWRLQTPWNKNFGVGQYSQAFYATIQVDKRPQQESTVLSVTYNIVREPATGCPANVKYTVYATITTNGPYEFSYYWEQKDGNESGVKGLDFDAAGSQTVSREWVVGRGDSPNDRWMQIIVVEPELIEFDKAVFSNPCP from the coding sequence ATGTACGTGTTACGTTCATATAAGATTTCGGTTGTGTTGCTCTGCCTTGCCTTGAGCATAGCGGCATGCGCTCCATCAACTGCACAGAGCGATGCGATCATCGCCACCTCGGTCGCGCTGACGGTTGAAGCGGGCAAGCAAGCGTTAGCCACAAACACACCGGAACCTCCCCTGCCGACCCTCCCAGCTACATTAACGCCGGCAGTGGCAAATACACCCACCGAGGCGCCAACCCTTAGCTCGGCGCCCTCCGACCCGGATTGTATTCACGCGGTTTTTGTCAGTGAATATCCACCGGATCAAGCCGTCTTCAAACCTGGCGCTGACTTTTCCAAAACATGGACGATCCGCAATGTGGGTACGTGCACATGGGATTACTCGTATAAGTTGATCTTCTGGAGCGGCGATGCGATGGGCGGCGCAACGTATTACAACTTGGCAGAGATCGTCCCGCCCGGTGACGATATCCCGATCACAGTTCAATTGAAAGCGCCGGAAGCGGAAGGGTTTTATACCGGTTACTGGCGTCTGCAAACGCCATGGAACAAAAATTTCGGCGTCGGACAATATAGCCAGGCGTTTTATGCCACGATCCAGGTGGATAAAAGACCCCAGCAAGAGTCAACCGTGCTGAGTGTGACCTACAACATTGTCCGTGAACCGGCCACGGGCTGTCCCGCCAATGTGAAATACACGGTCTACGCGACCATTACAACGAACGGACCCTACGAGTTTAGTTATTACTGGGAGCAAAAGGATGGAAACGAAAGTGGGGTAAAGGGTTTAGATTTTGACGCTGCAGGTTCGCAAACTGTTTCTCGCGAATGGGTGGTAGGACGGGGAGACAGCCCCAACGACAGGTGGATGCAAATCATCGTCGTTGAGCCGGAACTGATCGAATTCGACAAAGCGGTCTTCTCCAACCCTTGTCCCTGA